Proteins co-encoded in one Candidatus Dormiibacterota bacterium genomic window:
- a CDS encoding TetR/AcrR family transcriptional regulator encodes MSEAGTSAPVTAESEQRRVRRRQSRRELIVLAAVEVFREMGLEKATLEAVGERVGLSKASLYYYVRSKEELLGHVVVHVVRAQEEALAELLLSRVGPEERLRAFCHSHVRIICTDPVGAVSARVALSGIRDDVVRRPLHEYMSRLETILREGMAAGVFRDMDLRIAQHSIIATLNAVPLWFSPEGRLSLDEVAAEVTGLLVDGVRSPGR; translated from the coding sequence GTGAGCGAGGCCGGCACCAGCGCGCCGGTCACCGCCGAGTCGGAGCAGCGGCGGGTGCGCCGGCGCCAGTCACGGCGCGAGCTCATCGTGCTCGCCGCGGTGGAGGTGTTCCGCGAGATGGGTCTGGAGAAGGCCACCCTCGAGGCGGTGGGGGAGCGGGTCGGCCTCTCCAAGGCCAGCCTGTACTACTACGTGCGCAGCAAGGAGGAACTGCTCGGCCACGTCGTCGTCCACGTGGTGCGGGCCCAGGAGGAGGCGCTCGCCGAGCTGCTGCTGTCGCGGGTCGGGCCCGAGGAGCGGCTCCGCGCCTTCTGCCACAGCCACGTCCGGATCATCTGCACCGACCCGGTGGGCGCGGTGAGCGCCCGGGTGGCGCTGAGTGGCATCCGCGACGACGTGGTGCGCCGTCCGCTCCACGAGTACATGTCCCGGCTGGAGACGATCCTGCGCGAGGGGATGGCGGCGGGGGTGTTCCGCGACATGGACCTGCGCATCGCCCAGCACTCGATCATCGCCACCCTGAACGCGGTGCCGCTGTGGTTCTCACCCGAGGGACGGCTCAGCCTCGACGAGGTCGCCGCCG